The Lysinibacillus irui sequence TTTTCCTTAGCTATAAAGCCATCTAAACTCGCTGCGATAAATACCACTATTTCTCGTGACATCATGTCAACTCCTCTTCTTTTTGATAATCACTTGTACAACGTCTATACTAACTATAAAACATGACAACTACTGGCATGATTAAATCAAAAGGTGAAAAAATATGTCCAAAGCTAAACGTTTAATTGATATTTTGCTATATATCAGTGCTAAAAAGAAATTTACGGCGCAGGAAATTGCAGATGATTTTAATATTTCTGTGCGAACCGTGCATCGTTATCTGTTAGATTTAAGTGATATGGGCCTGCCTATTTACGCGGAACAAGGGAGAAACGGTGGCTACACAGTACTTTCGAGCACGCTTCTTCCTCCTATTCTATTTACAGAGGAAGAAGCGGTAGCCATATTTTTCGCTTTTCAATCTCTTCATTATTACCGGGATCTACCTTTTAATACGGAAATGAAATCTGTATCTCAAAAGCTGTATGACTCCTTGCAGCAAGAAGCGAAAAAAAAGGTAGATACGCTTCAATCCTATATTGCCTTTTGGAACCCTAAGCGAACAATCGCAACACCACTATTAACAGACGTGTTAGAAGCAATAATCAACCAGGAACAATTACATATCCAATATGAATCAAAATCTGGAATCACGACAAAGCATGTCCAGCCTATTGGTGTGTATGCTCATGATGGCTTATGGTATATGCCTGCCCTTCATGCACCATTTGAAAAAATTCTCTTATTTCGAGTAGACCGTATTCATTCCATAGAAGTCAGCGATAAGAACCCTGATTCTACCATTAATTTGCAGCAATGGCTAGAGAGTGACTATGAGCCTCAACAGCCTATTCGTTTATATGTGGAATTAACTAGAGAGGGTGTGCGCCAATGTTTAAGTGAGCCGAACCTTGAAAAGGCAGTTGTTCGTTCAAGTGATGGGACGGGGTTTATTGAGATGATGATCGATAAAGGAGAGCTTCATTTTATTAGCTCCCTTTTCTTCCGTCTTGGCCAGCACGCCATTGTAAAAGAACCACAAGAACTAATCCAACTTATACGAAAACAGGCGCATGACCTATTAGCGATTTATCCAGAACAACGCGACATCTAAATTTCAAGTGACAATTTTGTCAGATTCACGTAACGTTCATCGTTATTACTTTTTAGTGACCTTCCTTATAATTGATCATGAAGGAGGAGATGACTGTTGCAACCAACCGACAACAACACACGTATTGATACGTTAGATTATTTAAGAGGGTTCGCCTTACTCGGTATTATTTTAGTGAATATCCCCTCATTAATGTGGATTGAACCACCTACACTAGCAAGCGATATTGCCTATAATCGCTTTTTAACACTTTTTATAGAAGGTAAATTTTTCATTATTTTTTCCTTTTTATTTGGAGTAGGATTCTACCTTTTTATTTCACGTGCTATGGCTAGAAACGAGAAAGCTTATGCCTTATTTAGCCGCAGACTTTTCATTTTATTACTTATGGGGCTTGTCCATTTCTATTTTCAACCTGGTGAAGCACTAACCATTTATGCCATTTTTGGTTTTATAGCCCTACCTTTTTATAAAATGCGTAAAGAAATCAATGTAATTATCGGTTTATTGCTATTGGCCCTTACAGCTTATTTTGGCATAAAAATTGCGATGCCATTTCCACTTATTCTACTAGGTCTAGCAGCTGGTCAATATCGTTTATTTGAAAATATTTCGATTCATCGTAATAAATTGATGCTTGCAACTATTGTAATGTTCTGTATCAGTATTGCTAGTTGGTTTTATCAATGGCAGTATGTGCCTGAAGCCAACGTCAACTTCGACCAATTGTCCAAGGATCAATTAGAAGAACATATCATAAATGTAGAGCAATTTACATTAATAGGTCTACAGATTAGTCCAATAGTGTCAGCATTTTATATGGGAGCAATCATCCTATTACTACAGAGCCCTCTATTCCAGCGCCTATTATCACCGTTAAAAGCCTATGGTCGGATGGCTTTAACTAATTATTTAGGGCAAACAGCACTTATTCTGGTCATTGGGCATGCATTCGATCTAATTGGTCAGCTTCGTTTCATCGAATCATTATGGATTTGTCTAGGGATTTATGTTTTCCAATTGCTCTTTAGTAAAGGATGGTTACACTTTTTCCGCTTCGGGCCAATGGAATGGCTCTGGCGAATGGGTACCTATTGGACAGTCCCTCCTCTACGACAAAGAAAAAACATCGATTAATTTTTTAGTCAATGATAAATACCTATCAGCATGGCGTTAAACGTCATATATTGGTAATGTACCCTACTCGCTTTCCATCTTTGCTCATATCTTCAGCAAGAAACACATCCCCATATTATTTGGTCACTTATCGCAACATAAGTGACCTTTTTTATTATATGCAGCAAGCATTATGCTTCACCTGCCACATACCCATTGCATACTATGCAAATAAAACCCTTTTTTGTAGGGAGGATTGTATGAAAAATAACAAGGGCTATCGAAATAGTGAGGCAAGTGATTCTGTGAGTCAGGCAGCTAAGCTGGCCGTGATTGCAGGAGCTATTACAACACTTGGTGATGCACTAGCAACCATTGCAGCTGGCCTTGCTTTAGAGGATGAATTGAAAGAAAATGAGAGTAATCGTGATGACATTGACAAACTACAAAAGCAAATTGACGAATTAAATTATGAAATGAAGCAATTAAAAAGAATGTTGCGTTAATATTAAAACTCATACCAAAAATCGACAATACCCAATTGGATATTGTCGATTTTTCATGTTATTTAGCTGCCCAAATTTCAATTTCTATTTTAATGGCCGGTAATCCTAGTGCCGATACGTAGGCTATAGTCATAGAGGGATAGGAATCATTAAACATCGCTTCCCATTGTTGATAGAAATAATCCCAATCTATCTCCTCTGTCGCCCAAATATTTACTTTCACTACATGCGTGGCATCCATTCCCTCCGCTGTTAAAATCATTTCAATATTTTTTAGCGTATTGGCAATTTGCTCATGCAATGTCTGTGGCAATTGATCGTCTTGTCCAACCCCTATCTGACCAGAAAATGCATACATCGTTGCATCTTTAGGAATAATGGTTACATGACTATACTTTCCAACAGGACTTGGCACTTGCATAGGATTTTTACGAGTTAGTTTTGATTTCATAGTTAGATCTCCTTTAGGTTATTATTTTTCTAAAAAAGGGCAGACTTCACCCTTGTTGATCAATTTTAGAAAAAAACAGCAGTAGAGAATCCAATACCCATGCGTAAAAAACGAATTGATCTTTTTTTCATGTGAATTCTCCTCCTTTTACCTAAAGTTATTTTCAACTTACCATTTCTATCCTTAATATTCAATAAAATTGCGCAAATATTTATAAGATATTTTTCATTATTTCTCAGGCAATTAACTATTTAACCATAACGAATACATCATATATATAATAGTGTAAAGCTAAATTAGCCTTACACCTCCGAAATTGTTACTAGGGTTACTCCATCCCAAGTGACCCTGTAAGCTAAAAAAACTAGGTACCTCTTATAGGAGGTACCTAGTTTTTTGTTAATATGCGTGTTCATTTATAGAATAACATAGTATTCTGAACATTTTCTGAACAATCTAACGTTTATAGAAAAAGATCAACTATACTTCAATCTTTCAAAATAAAATTGAATTAACGGATTCTAGCCTTACGGAAGCCATCGAATATACTGATTGCCGCATATACAACAAATATAATGATTACCCCGCCAACTATCCATATTTCAAATTGCTTCGTTGATGTGGTAAATAAATGACTCATGTACGAGATAAATTCTTCGTTCATTAAATTCGGATTGCTTAATAAAACAATGAAAACAACGGTTGCGAAAAGCTCAACAATAGTATTAAAGATGGCCATTTTTTTCGTCCATTGTCCTTTTAGCAATTTGTAGAGAGCTAACCCAATTTCAAGAGCAATGACAACGATAACAATTGGCCAATAATGAAGTAAAATATCCTGATTAAAAGCTGGAATTACGAATTTAAGTCCATTTCCCCCACCTTCATATACACCTAGAAGATGGTTTGCATAAAAATAAAGGGTTGCCCAAAACGCTGTCCACATTAAATAACCAAACACTTCAAGCTTTGTAATGGCTTTTTTCTTAGGAATATACGTGATGTTATTCAAATCATCAGGGGTCCATTTTTTTAAACTCGCTGACAATGGTTGCGGATCTTTTCCTTTATCTGTTCGTTCGATAATGGCAAAAACGACTGTTAGCCAAAAAAAGACGTGGATTCCTACTTCGATGATACTCCAAATTCCTTCACCAATACTAGTGAGGACAACATTAATGATCGCTTCTCCTTCATCAAAACCAATAAAGTATTCAGCAAACATCGAAATAACCGCAATCACAGCAGCAATTGGTAAAATCATTTTTAATAATGATAGATATACATCAAAATAGCGTGGGCCAATTAAATGCATTGGCTGATCTCGATAACCACTTGCTAATGCTGCTGGATTTCCTAACTTTTCAAGAACCCCCTTTACATCATCCTTGCTGTAATCATCAGGCAACATATCCCCAATAGTTGACCGTAACTCTAGTGCGATGTCCTCCCGATTTTTTTCGGGCAACCTCCGAGTGACCTCTTGAATATAAATATCAATCAGATTCATCGTTATCATCATCCCCTTTTAATAACTCATATAGTTCTTTTGAATTGTTAATCCATTCTCGTTTTAATTGCAAAAAAATGTCTAAACCATATTCACTTAATACATAGTACTTACGCGGTCTACTTTCAGATGTATCCCAATTACTCGTTACTAACTCCTGTTTTTCTAAACGGCGAAGCAATGGATATAAGGTGCTTTGATCGATGGTAATGCCCGAATTCTCCAATAATTGAACAAGTGAATATCCATATTGTGGTGTTCGTAATTGACTTAATACCGCTAATGTCAGCGTCCCCCTCCTAAGTTCTGTCGTTAATGAATTCAATAAAGTGCTCATTCACCCACCTCAATTTTATATACTGTACGACATACACTGTATGACTTATAGTATGCATCTTACACTATTATGGTTACAATAACAATCGAAATTAGATACTATTAAAAAAATAATTTAAAAATTAAAAAACCAGGCTCCAAATTTAATTGAGTACCTGGACTGCTAAATAAATATTGCTTGTCATTAATCACACTACGGTCAAGTGCTAATCCATAATTTAAGTACCTTGGTCTTTTCACAGGGGATATTGAGCGTTCCCGAAAATTTAAACTACTTATATGGATACACACTTTCATACTTCATTAAGTATCATTAATACTGCAAGAGACATTGCTTTCCAAACGCCTAGCTTATGAAAAATTGAATCTAGTTAATTTCGCTTTTTTCAGAGACTAAAGAAAAAAGGGGTTTTATAAATTGCGAATTTACTTACCTTACTTCATATTACTAGTGCTAATTCTTACAACAATGGTAGTTACTTGGGGAAAAGCCAATAAGACGATTATGTA is a genomic window containing:
- a CDS encoding PadR family transcriptional regulator; translation: MSTLLNSLTTELRRGTLTLAVLSQLRTPQYGYSLVQLLENSGITIDQSTLYPLLRRLEKQELVTSNWDTSESRPRKYYVLSEYGLDIFLQLKREWINNSKELYELLKGDDDNDESD
- a CDS encoding DUF418 domain-containing protein; this encodes MQPTDNNTRIDTLDYLRGFALLGIILVNIPSLMWIEPPTLASDIAYNRFLTLFIEGKFFIIFSFLFGVGFYLFISRAMARNEKAYALFSRRLFILLLMGLVHFYFQPGEALTIYAIFGFIALPFYKMRKEINVIIGLLLLALTAYFGIKIAMPFPLILLGLAAGQYRLFENISIHRNKLMLATIVMFCISIASWFYQWQYVPEANVNFDQLSKDQLEEHIINVEQFTLIGLQISPIVSAFYMGAIILLLQSPLFQRLLSPLKAYGRMALTNYLGQTALILVIGHAFDLIGQLRFIESLWICLGIYVFQLLFSKGWLHFFRFGPMEWLWRMGTYWTVPPLRQRKNID
- a CDS encoding RidA family protein → MKSKLTRKNPMQVPSPVGKYSHVTIIPKDATMYAFSGQIGVGQDDQLPQTLHEQIANTLKNIEMILTAEGMDATHVVKVNIWATEEIDWDYFYQQWEAMFNDSYPSMTIAYVSALGLPAIKIEIEIWAAK
- a CDS encoding helix-turn-helix transcriptional regulator, which codes for MSKAKRLIDILLYISAKKKFTAQEIADDFNISVRTVHRYLLDLSDMGLPIYAEQGRNGGYTVLSSTLLPPILFTEEEAVAIFFAFQSLHYYRDLPFNTEMKSVSQKLYDSLQQEAKKKVDTLQSYIAFWNPKRTIATPLLTDVLEAIINQEQLHIQYESKSGITTKHVQPIGVYAHDGLWYMPALHAPFEKILLFRVDRIHSIEVSDKNPDSTINLQQWLESDYEPQQPIRLYVELTREGVRQCLSEPNLEKAVVRSSDGTGFIEMMIDKGELHFISSLFFRLGQHAIVKEPQELIQLIRKQAHDLLAIYPEQRDI